A genome region from Anopheles stephensi strain Indian chromosome 2, UCI_ANSTEP_V1.0, whole genome shotgun sequence includes the following:
- the LOC118505595 gene encoding uncharacterized protein LOC118505595: MPFVKRVVTPKYIARSSKLALQPYAAAPTIPVADNEFEALTNVTLSNALRQLASLVYISNQIFTELHEELSSVNERSLGIKQRIDRLSQKVEQFDPKQVTVPESDLDTFVQIKQHYTTKYHVDTALFTVASRSDTVRELYEAAAKTPVATIAEMDRIMGNIAGNSTEAFICTPVLSRQRRNARAHNVDMDIEVSLPTAVQDLRKWTSSEAIGDVTTGVACSVKIASNSITNSSVLPNIPETCTTPSDLTDAPTTSNMAADDTDIDAITTLAETVASNSSGDDRVDHLLPSPAEQCRILASKFPAETIKIDTSGRAFDRMSSTRKSLVCYTTTRPKKDDGKPEEDTVRRRSRLRRPRGKRRNTIASSDQREIAEVINKGEPDSGTAVDEHPVCDFGELMPAIRSKSGDLLRKEPSFSAEFAKSFNKMSHFNSLKQWGMNRLRMINRESASHRDKDQDIDDFNIHDTTLARQPSLGGSRRRGSDREKRLSHDRKPSYSSSERSSTGILGGTTTYLPASINPVKLRETSTIRRQRRTALGNRDEPHSSSGNWSASSESGRTSIGSEITTTNTHPKSSASSTSLNHSNPISSSAPPSSIVSRRRFFNTSASSSVTSEGTITPDLQTFDYHDEGGETSSVYSCDTEGYYTSFHVDSGLKTLKEEEPMTPLQSTTALSSITSFSSSGNTTVVSQDTDYDVYGKGSTSTTTSSAGTICTVLAEGDKNVSASASNLPKIPERKSSLTKLNRSNSTASNGTLERSYSSSTLGSTLDSTGTIKRNGVLIQKEVLKILRQENNNRLDVADGNAPKVAGAEQQPPPGGTVSSESNKLLPPTAEPEHSESSDVECVERTERLKVKTTINTSRIPSMCIITPTNSDDEQPQHQTSGTSGAKSTHSKSTDKGSGNKRRPSLTESVSFELKKPKDFRKHSLLPLNNVFDRIKGALPHLKKSPTKEDCTGGFASSKQLAGTGTLRPEEGMGEGEYVEISKGRKTPNELTVRRNLATVLSGNLNEETEYVSLNELPCNIKCESANFLALDGEKSVTESAGEAGSLQQSGQDGAGSSTGAAAGAAGSGSRYAALKGAARVKLDANGRVIFSSDSLKRRKGAHTTFAPGPCVKDVSSREAQCKQPHIVLQHPQQQQQQQYAGGNGGGTVSTTNPVEPGGGDGTATAVLPTVRQLKRPLVSARYGSPRIGPSPILGPGGVLLEPPKKTLVATILPNSAKQPPVQPPLRREARELANMHSFSPYGADVADSGASYYGATPIAARQAPIAAGAAAAAAATVGHAKLYPEGAHSLDRSSIRNWYPDKLTVQRNLATLSTRPDYARTYRAGGQDYEPPRALQTGSFASPPASPLVPDTPDPNSLYAIPNKLKPSPLAVGRSVMAKPLDRSLRTILAEQSELSPIKPCQTNPFRTSTPSKEDDVIGPAHQRLLSTNATNVRSLGNSPVHSGRSTPREMLEPQTPRGRHSWASNSVEVPKTCSDRLGTPKTSLMDFKKLLLAHGTKSHASPGSKMSAVELLKKSKETAATRPKEQPSSPASSMAILDMSASPKMYSFRRMAQQGGYGGSPTKGAGGKGGGGSRSNWRYNNMRTGVISTAIPEANSEEDMLPATSTVRLEAVVPPPEHVVDEEPISTSFKENIFLKEDENNFMRGEVPRLAKSFADSARVSSGGGGGGGGKLVKDMAAKLMARDQATGAESASAALETAL, translated from the exons CGGAAAGTGACCTCGATACGTTCGTGCAAATTAAGCAGCACTACACGACGAAGTACCATGTGGACACGGCCCTGTTCACCGTGGCCAGCCGGTCCGACACGGTGCGGGAGCTGTACGAGGCGGCCGCCAAAACGCCCGTCGCGACGATCGCCGAGATGGACCGGATCATGGGCAACATTGCCGGCAACAGCACGGAGGCGTTCATCTGCACCCCGGTGTTGAGCCGGCAGCGGCGCAACGCCCGTGCCCACAACGTCGACATGGACATCGAAGTCAGTCTG CCTACCGCCGTACAAGACCTGCGAAAATGGACCTCGTCCGAGGCGATCGGCGACGTCACCACCGGTGTCGCGTGCTCCGTAAAGATCGCGTCCAACAGTATCACAAACAGTTCCGTCCTACCGAACATACCCGAAACGTGTACGACACCGTCCGACCTTACCGACGCTCCGACCACATCCAATATGGCCGCCGACGATACGGATATCGATGCCATCACGACACTGGCGGAAACGGTCGCAAGCAACAGCAGTGGCGATGATCGAGTCGATCACCTGCTGCCATCCCCAGCAGAGCAATGCCGTATTCTAGCCTCCAA GTTCCCAGCGGAAACGATCAAAATTGATACTTCAGGACGGGCGTTCGATCGTATGTCGTCGACACGGAAGTCGCTGGTGTGCTACACGACGACACGCCCCAAGAAGGATGATGGCAAGCCGGAAGAGGATACGGTTAGGCGGCGGTCCCGGTTACGGCGACCACGGGGCAAAAGACGCAACACGATCGCAAGCTCTGATCAGCGGGAAATCGCCGAGGTTATCAACAAGGG cgaaccggacagcggtacCGCCGTGGACGAGCATCCGGTGTGCGATTTCGGTGAGCTAATGCCAGCGATCCGCAGCAAGTCGGGCGATCTGCTGCGCAAGGAACCGTCCTTCTCGGCCGAGTTTGCCAAGAGCTTCAACAAGATGTCCCACTTCAACTCGCTCAAGCAGTGGGGCATGAACCGGCTGCGGATGATAAACCGCGAGTCGGCGAGCCACCGCGACAAGGATCAGGACATTGACGACTTCAATATCCACGATACCACGCTCGCGCGTCAGCCCAGCCTCGGTGGAAGCCGGCGCCGGGGCTCCGACCGGGAGAAGCGCCTTTCGCACGATCGAAAGCCGTCTTACTCATCGTCGGAGCGCAGCTCGACCGGCATCCTTGGCGGCACCACGACGTACCTGCCCGCCTCCATCAACCCGGTCAAGTTGAGGGAAACGTCCACGATAAGGCGGCAGCGTCGTACGGCGCTGGGCAACAGGGATGAGCCACACTCGTCGAGCGGTAACTGGAGCGCCAGCTCGGAATCCGGCAGGACATCGATCGGTAGCGAGATCACGACGACCAACACGCACCCGAAATCGAGTGCTTCGAGTACTTCGTTGAACCATAGCAATCCTATCAGCTCGAGTGCACCACCCAGCTCGATCGTTAGCAGACGGCGGTTCTTTAACACGTCGGCATCGAGTAGCGTCACTAGCGAGGGCACGATCACTCCCGATCTGCAGACGTTCGATTATCACGATGAGGGTGGCGAGACTAGCTCGGTGTATTCTTGTGACACGGAAGGCTACTACACTTCGTTCCACGTGGACTCCGGGCTGAAGACGCTTAAGGAGGAAGAACCCATGACACCGCTGCAATCGACAACGGCACTGTCAAGCATCACGTCGTTCTCGAGCTCGGGTAACACAACCGTTGTGTCGCAGGACACGGATTATGATGTGTACGGGAAGGGATCAACGTCAACGACAACCAGCTCGGCGGGCACGATATGTACGGTGCTGGCCGAAGGGGATAAGAACGTTAGTGCAAGTGCCTCCAACTTACCCAAGATCCCCGAGCGAAAGAGTTCCCTGACGAAGCTAAATCGTAGCAATAGTACAGCCAGTAATGGAACGCTGGAACGTAGCTACTCGAGTAGTACGCTTGGCAGTACGCTGGACAGTACCGGTACGATCAAGCGCAACGGTGTCCTGATCCAGAAGGAGGTGCTCAAGATACTTCGACAGGAGAACAACAACCGTCTCGATGTGGCCGATGGAAACGCACCAAAGGTAGCTGGGGCCGAGCAGCAACCGCCGCCGGGTGGAACGGTGTCCAGCGAGAGCAACAAGCTACTACCACCCACTGCCGAGCCCGAACACTCCGAATCGTCCGATGTGGAGTGTGTGGAGCGTACTGAAAGACTGAAAGTGAAGACAACCATCAACACGAGCCGCATTCCTTCCATGTGCATCATCACCCCAACGAACAGTGACGATGAGCAGCCTCAGCATCAGACTTCCGGCACTTCCGGTGCGAAGTCGACGCACAGTAAGTCGACCGACAAGGGTAGCGGCAACAAGCGACGACCCTCGCTAACGGAGTCGGTCTCGTTCGAGTTGAAGAAACCGAAAGATTTCCGCAAACACTCGCTCCTTCCGCTGAACAACGTGTTCGATAGGATTAAGGGTGCATTGCCACATTTGAAAAAATCGCCCACCAAGGAAGATTGTACCGGTGGGTTCGCGTCCTCGAAGCAGCTGGCCGGAACGGGTACCCTTCGGCCGGAGGAAGGAATGGGCGAGGGTGAATACGTCGAGATTTCCAAGGGTCGTAAAACCCCGAACGAGCTAACCGTGCGCCGCAATTTGGCAACGGTACTGTCCGGTAATTTGAACGAAGAGACCGAGTATGTGtcactgaacgagctgccctGCAATATAAAGTGCGAGAGCGCCAACTTCCTGGCGCTCGATGGCGAAAAATCCGTCACCGAGAGCGCTGGGGAAGCTGGCTCGCTGCAACAATCGGGTCAAGATGGCGCCGGAAGCAGCACGGGTGCAGCGGCAGGTGCGGCCGGGAGCGGTTCGCGGTACGCTGCGCTGAAGGGTGCTGCGCGTGTGAAGCTGGATGCGAACGGGCGAGTAATTTTCTCATCTGACAGCTTGAAGCGTCGGAAGGGTGCCCACACAACGTTCGCTCCCGGACCATGCGTAAAGGATGTGTCGTCACGCGAAGCACAATGTAAACAACCGCACATTGTACTACAGcatccacagcagcagcagcagcagcagtacgcagGTGGCAATGGTGGCGGAACAGTCAGTACAACGAACCCAGTAGaacctggtggtggtgacggtacagcaacagcagttcTTCCCACGGTGCGACAGTTAAAGCGTCCGCTCGTTTCCGCACGGTACGGTTCACCGCGGATCGGTCCGTCACCGATCCTGGGTCCCGGTGGTGTGTTGCTGGAACCACCGAAGAAAACACTAGTGGCCACGATTCTCCCCAACAGTGCCAAACAGCCACCCGTCCAGCCACCGCTCCGACGGGAGGCCCGTGAACTGGCCAACATGCACTCCTTCTCCCCGTACGGTGCCGATGTGGCCGACAGTGGTGCCTCATACTATGGTGCTACACCGATTGCAGCCCGTCAGGCGCCCATCGCcgctggagcagcagcagcagcagcagcaacagtaggcCATGCTAAACTGTATCCCGAAG GTGCACACTCACTGGACCGTTCTAGCATACGGAACTGGTATCCGGACAAGCTAACCGTCCAGCGAAATCTTGCCACACTGTCTACCCGACCGGACTATGCGAGAACGTACCGGGCCGGCGGTCAGGATTACGAACCACCCCGGGCACTGCAGACGGGAAGCTTCGCCAGTCCGCCGGCCAGTCCGCTCGTGCCGGATACGCCCGATCCGAACAGTCTGTACGCGATCCCTAACAAACTGAAACCATCCCCGCTGGCCGTGGGCCGGAGTGTCATGGCGAAGCCGCTCGATCGCAGTCTGCGGACGATACTGGCCGAGCAGAGTGAGCTGTCACCGATCAAACCTTGCCAAACGAACCCGTTCCGTACGTCAACCCCGTCGAAGGAGGATGATGTGATCGGCCCCGCACACCAGCGACTACTTTCCACCAACGCCACGAACGTTCGATCGCTTGGGAACTCGCCGGTGCATTCGGGTCGCTCGACACCGCGCGAGATGCTGGAACCACAGACACCACGGGGCCGCCATAGCTGGGCGTCGAACAGTGTCGAGGTGCCGAAGACTTGCTCCGATCGGCTGGGCACACCGAAGACGAGCCTGATGGATTTCAAGAAGCTGCTGCTTGCCCACGGCACCAAGTCACACGCCAGCCCGGGCTCCAAAATGTCGGCCGTGGAGCTGCTGAAGAAGAGCAAGGAAACGGCCGCAACGCGCCCGAAGGAACAACCGAGCTCGCCGGCCAGCAGCATGGCGATCCTCGATATGTCCGCCTCGCCGAAAATGTACAGCTTCCGGCGAATGGCCCAGCAGGGCGGGTACGGTGGCTCACCGACGAAGGGGGCCGGCGGGAAGGGTGGCGGTGGTTCGCGATCGAACTGGCGCTACAACAATATGCGCACGGGCGTTATCTCCACCGCCATCCCGGAAGCGAACAGTGAGGAAGACATGCTGCCAGCAACTTCGACCGTTCGCCTGGAAGCGGTTGTCCCACCACCGGAACACGTGGTCGACGAGGAACCGATCAGTACTAGCTTTAAGGAGAACATTTTCCTCAAAGAGGACGAAAACAATTTCATGCGCGGCGAGGTGCCACGGTTGGCCAAATCGTTTGCCGATTCTGCGCGCgttagtagtggtggtgggggtggtggtggtggtaagcTGGTGAAGGACATGGCCGCCAAACTGATGGCCCGGGACCAAGCTACGGGCGCGGAATCGGCGTCGGCAGCCCTCGAGACGGCGCTCTAA
- the LOC118505598 gene encoding U1 small nuclear ribonucleoprotein C: MPKYYCDYCDTYLTHDSPSVRKTHCTGRKHKDNVKFYYQKWMEEQAQHLIDATTAAYKAGKIAPNPFTTGPPKPNISIPPPTMNMPPRPGGLIPGMPAGAPPLLMGPNGPLPPPMMGMRPPPMMVPTMGMPPMGLGMRPPVMSTAPPQLNPKS; this comes from the coding sequence ATGCCGAAATACTACTGCGACTACTGTGACACCTACCTTACGCACGATTCGCCCAGCGTCCGGAAAACACACTGCACCGGCCGCAAGCACAAGGATAACGTGAAATTCTACTACCAAAAATGGATGGAGGAGCAGGCGCAGCATCTGATCGATGCGACCACGGCAGCGTACAAAGCTGGAAAGATTGCCCCGAATCCGTTCACCACGGGGCCACCGAAGCCGAACATTTCCataccaccaccgaccatgaaTATGCCGCCTAGGCCGGGTGGATTGATTCCCGGCATGCCGGCCGGTGCACCACCGCTGCTGATGGGACCGAACGGACCGCTGCCACCGCCGATGATGGGTATGCGTCCACCGCCGATGATGGTACCGACGATGGGTATGCCCCCGATGGGACTCGGGATGCGGCCACCGGTGATGAGTACTGCACCGCCCCAGCTCAACCCGAAAAGCTAA
- the LOC118505597 gene encoding deoxynucleoside kinase-like isoform X2: protein MLAKTFLCMLRPSRPFSRLGRNVHIMSPIASEKLGSNGKKPFTVFVEGNIGSGKTTFLNHFQKFDDICLLTEPVEKWRNCGGVNLLDLMYKESHRWAMPFQTYVTLTMLGMHTLQTDKSVKLMERSLFSARNCFVESMLASGSLHQGMYNVLQEWYDFICCNIHIQADLIVYLQTSPEVVYERMKERARSEESCVPLEYLKELHELHENWLIHGTSPRPAPVLVLNADLDLNTIGTEYKRSEMSILKPILIENTNQHAILTSPAKRAKTDF, encoded by the exons ATGCTGGCTAAAACATTCCTCTGCATGTTACGACCGTCGAGACCGTTCAGTCGACTTG GACGAAACGTTCACATCATGTCTCCGATAGCGAGTGAAAAGTTAGGCTCGAATGGCAAGAAACCGTTCACTGTGTTCGTGGAAGGTAACATTGGCAGTGGCAAGACGACGTTCCTGAATCATTTCCAGAAGTTTGATGATATCTGCCTGCTGACCGAGCCGGTGGAGAAGTGGCGCAACTGCGGAGGCGTCAATCTGCTGGATCTCATGTACAAGGAGTCCCATCGTTGGGCGATGCCATTCCAGACCTACGTGACGCTAACGATGCTCGGAATGCACACGCTCCAGACGGACAAATCGGTCAAACTAATGGAGCGATCGTTATTCAGCGCTAG AAATTGCTTCGTGGAGAGCATGCTGGCGTCCGGGTCGCTGCATCAAGGCATGTACAATGTGCTACAGGAATGGTATGACTTCATTTGCTGCAACATTCACATACAGGCGGACTTAATTG TGTATCTTCAAACAAGCCCTGAAGTGGTGTACGAACGGATGAAGGAACGGGCCCGCTCGGAAGAGAGCTGCGTTCCGCTCGAGTACCTTAAGGAATTGCATGAGCTGCACGAAAACTGGCTCATTCACGGCACGTCACCACGTCCCGCTCCG GTGTTGGTGTTGAATGCGGACCTCGATCTGAACACCATCGGCACGGAGTACAAACGGTCAGAAATGAGCATACTGAAGCCAATCCTAATAGAAAACACCAACCAGCACGCTATACTTACATCGCCAGCAAAGCGCGCCAAGACGGACTTTTGA
- the LOC118505597 gene encoding deoxynucleoside kinase-like isoform X1 produces the protein MSLPTRNHHLSSTNGKGSNCVLTASEEIVTGRNVHIMSPIASEKLGSNGKKPFTVFVEGNIGSGKTTFLNHFQKFDDICLLTEPVEKWRNCGGVNLLDLMYKESHRWAMPFQTYVTLTMLGMHTLQTDKSVKLMERSLFSARNCFVESMLASGSLHQGMYNVLQEWYDFICCNIHIQADLIVYLQTSPEVVYERMKERARSEESCVPLEYLKELHELHENWLIHGTSPRPAPVLVLNADLDLNTIGTEYKRSEMSILKPILIENTNQHAILTSPAKRAKTDF, from the exons ATGTCTTTGCCAACTCGTAACCATCATCTTTCCTCAACGAACGGGAAAGGCTCGAACTGTGTATTGACTGCAAGTGAAGAAATAGTAACAG GACGAAACGTTCACATCATGTCTCCGATAGCGAGTGAAAAGTTAGGCTCGAATGGCAAGAAACCGTTCACTGTGTTCGTGGAAGGTAACATTGGCAGTGGCAAGACGACGTTCCTGAATCATTTCCAGAAGTTTGATGATATCTGCCTGCTGACCGAGCCGGTGGAGAAGTGGCGCAACTGCGGAGGCGTCAATCTGCTGGATCTCATGTACAAGGAGTCCCATCGTTGGGCGATGCCATTCCAGACCTACGTGACGCTAACGATGCTCGGAATGCACACGCTCCAGACGGACAAATCGGTCAAACTAATGGAGCGATCGTTATTCAGCGCTAG AAATTGCTTCGTGGAGAGCATGCTGGCGTCCGGGTCGCTGCATCAAGGCATGTACAATGTGCTACAGGAATGGTATGACTTCATTTGCTGCAACATTCACATACAGGCGGACTTAATTG TGTATCTTCAAACAAGCCCTGAAGTGGTGTACGAACGGATGAAGGAACGGGCCCGCTCGGAAGAGAGCTGCGTTCCGCTCGAGTACCTTAAGGAATTGCATGAGCTGCACGAAAACTGGCTCATTCACGGCACGTCACCACGTCCCGCTCCG GTGTTGGTGTTGAATGCGGACCTCGATCTGAACACCATCGGCACGGAGTACAAACGGTCAGAAATGAGCATACTGAAGCCAATCCTAATAGAAAACACCAACCAGCACGCTATACTTACATCGCCAGCAAAGCGCGCCAAGACGGACTTTTGA
- the LOC118505597 gene encoding deoxynucleoside kinase-like isoform X3, whose translation MSPIASEKLGSNGKKPFTVFVEGNIGSGKTTFLNHFQKFDDICLLTEPVEKWRNCGGVNLLDLMYKESHRWAMPFQTYVTLTMLGMHTLQTDKSVKLMERSLFSARNCFVESMLASGSLHQGMYNVLQEWYDFICCNIHIQADLIVYLQTSPEVVYERMKERARSEESCVPLEYLKELHELHENWLIHGTSPRPAPVLVLNADLDLNTIGTEYKRSEMSILKPILIENTNQHAILTSPAKRAKTDF comes from the exons ATGTCTCCGATAGCGAGTGAAAAGTTAGGCTCGAATGGCAAGAAACCGTTCACTGTGTTCGTGGAAGGTAACATTGGCAGTGGCAAGACGACGTTCCTGAATCATTTCCAGAAGTTTGATGATATCTGCCTGCTGACCGAGCCGGTGGAGAAGTGGCGCAACTGCGGAGGCGTCAATCTGCTGGATCTCATGTACAAGGAGTCCCATCGTTGGGCGATGCCATTCCAGACCTACGTGACGCTAACGATGCTCGGAATGCACACGCTCCAGACGGACAAATCGGTCAAACTAATGGAGCGATCGTTATTCAGCGCTAG AAATTGCTTCGTGGAGAGCATGCTGGCGTCCGGGTCGCTGCATCAAGGCATGTACAATGTGCTACAGGAATGGTATGACTTCATTTGCTGCAACATTCACATACAGGCGGACTTAATTG TGTATCTTCAAACAAGCCCTGAAGTGGTGTACGAACGGATGAAGGAACGGGCCCGCTCGGAAGAGAGCTGCGTTCCGCTCGAGTACCTTAAGGAATTGCATGAGCTGCACGAAAACTGGCTCATTCACGGCACGTCACCACGTCCCGCTCCG GTGTTGGTGTTGAATGCGGACCTCGATCTGAACACCATCGGCACGGAGTACAAACGGTCAGAAATGAGCATACTGAAGCCAATCCTAATAGAAAACACCAACCAGCACGCTATACTTACATCGCCAGCAAAGCGCGCCAAGACGGACTTTTGA
- the LOC118505596 gene encoding CUE domain-containing protein 2-like: protein MTNIEQHHDVVKESFFHFIRKHIPKADLNIVDEIVLSYVISILEEASQDPCFDVEGFIEMMSAYFNEFANIEPETVCAWIFELENQISNKNPISKTESNNLSLNSLSLVDMIPEEKLRGRHSSESDREAHDSHKRTHRLSDSDGGSTEGCNYDLFAEQCEILQEMFPDSSFIEVKHCMLIANGDVDRATQVLLHRQEAGQSLKGPSSSMLQAGKPHQQVDEHELKNRIISKYSYVDKEDNREYKPVAPKVEPKKMIRYRDNKIVSFKGERYTEVSRRGGEEETELKKPKKPICP from the exons ATGACCAACATTGAGCAACACCATGACGTGGTTAAGGAAAGCTTTTTTCACTTCATCCGCAAACACATACCGAAGGCGGATCTGAACATTGTGGACGAGATCGTCCTGTCGTACGTAATATCCATTCTCGAGGAAGCCTCCCAGGATCCGTGCTTCGACGTTGAAG GTTTCATCGAGATGATGTCGGCGTACTTTAACGAATTTGCCAACATCGAGCCGGAAACGGTGTGCGCTTGGATATTCGAGCTGGAAAATCAAATCTCCAACAAGAATCCGATCTCCAAGACGGAATCGAACAACTTGTCGCTGAA CTCGCTCTCCTTGGTGGATATGATACCGGAGGAGAAGCTTCGGGGACGCCACTCGTCCGAAAGTGATCGCGAAGCGCACGACTCGCACAAACGAACCCACCGCCTGTCGGACAGCGATGGAGGATCGACCGAAGGATGCAATTACGATCTGTTTGCCGAACAGTGCGAAATACTGCAGGAAATGTTTCCCGACAGTTCCTTCATCGAG gTTAAGCATTGCATGCTGATCGCCAATGGTGACGTCGATCGGGCAACACAGGTGCTGCTCCATCGCCAGGAGGCGGGCCAAAGCTTGAAGGGCCCATCGAGCAGCATGCTGCAGGCGGGCAAACCGCACCAGCAGGTGGACGAACACGAGCTTAAAAATCGCATCATCTCTAA ATATTCGTACGTGGACAAGGAGGACAACCGCGAATACAAACCGGTCGCACCGAAGGTGGAACCGAAGAAGATGATCCGATACCGGGACAACAAGATCGTCTCGTTCAAGGGCGAACGGTACACGGAGGTGTCCCGCCGCGGGGGCGAGGAAGAGACTGAACTCAAAAAACCTAAGAAACCTATCTGTCCGTAA